The following coding sequences are from one Lolium rigidum isolate FL_2022 chromosome 6, APGP_CSIRO_Lrig_0.1, whole genome shotgun sequence window:
- the LOC124667706 gene encoding optic atrophy 3 protein homolog isoform X1, with the protein MILPLAKLGTLTLKMMAKPVAIRLKTEASRHPKFRQFIINLAQANHRISTNIQRRLYGHSTQVEIRPLNEEKAVQDAADLIGELFVFSVAGAVVVFEVQRSARSENRKEEARKKEVEELKQKEDQLALEIDTLKLRLSHLERLANSQGLSGVLFRRGNGGVADQDKAS; encoded by the exons ATGATCCTTCCACTGGCGAAGCTCGGGACGCTGACGCTGAAGATGATGGCAAAGCCTGTCGCCATCAGGCTCAAGACAGAGGCCAGCCGCCACCCTAAGTTCCGTCAGTTCATCATCAACCTCGCTCAG GCAAATCATCGCATTTCCACAAACATCCAAAGAAGATTATATGGGCATTCAACTCAAGTTGAGATTCGACCGTTGAATGAAGAGAAAGCTGTTCAAGATGCTGCCGATCTTATCGGGGAGCTCTTTGTATTCTCG GTTGCTGGGGCTGTTGTGGTCTTTGAGGTGCAAAGAAGTGCAAGGTCAGAGAATAGAAAAGAGGAGGCTCGTAAAAAGGAAGTTGAG GAACTGAAACAAAAGGAGGATCAACTGGCTCTAGAAATCGACACTTTGAAGCTTAGGCTGAGCCATCTAGAGCGCCTCGCCAACTCGCAGGGCCTCTCAGGAGTTCTTTTCAGGCGTGGCAATGGCGGCGTGGCAGACCAAGACAAGGCGTCATGA
- the LOC124667706 gene encoding OPA3-like protein isoform X2: MILPLAKLGTLTLKMMAKPVAIRLKTEASRHPKFRQFIINLAQANHRISTNIQRRLYGHSTQVEIRPLNEEKAVQDAADLIGELFVFSVAGAVVVFEVQRSARSENRKEEARKKEVEVKIWQTQESSLHRNMVNQSQLNWGILS, encoded by the exons ATGATCCTTCCACTGGCGAAGCTCGGGACGCTGACGCTGAAGATGATGGCAAAGCCTGTCGCCATCAGGCTCAAGACAGAGGCCAGCCGCCACCCTAAGTTCCGTCAGTTCATCATCAACCTCGCTCAG GCAAATCATCGCATTTCCACAAACATCCAAAGAAGATTATATGGGCATTCAACTCAAGTTGAGATTCGACCGTTGAATGAAGAGAAAGCTGTTCAAGATGCTGCCGATCTTATCGGGGAGCTCTTTGTATTCTCG GTTGCTGGGGCTGTTGTGGTCTTTGAGGTGCAAAGAAGTGCAAGGTCAGAGAATAGAAAAGAGGAGGCTCGTAAAAAGGAAGTTGAG GTAAAAATCTGGCAGACACAGGAATCTTCCTTGCATCGAAACATGGTAAATCAAAGCCAACTGAACTGGGGAATTCTAAGCTGA
- the LOC124663073 gene encoding uncharacterized protein LOC124663073 produces the protein MATTVGPYNAATPDEKKEPTRPLAHPYISPSVYPATTDEDDDVEVQEEASTATKRGRSTAQYLGKRRRALCWCGCCVTTVAVVGIVVLVLALTVFRVKDPVFTMNRVTLEDVDGDLLGAVNATLSADVSIKNPNVASFSYGRSETGFYYGGETVGVAYAPDGEVGAGRTVRMNVTLDALADRISRNVGFADLVFGREYDLTSYTEISGRVSVLGIYKRDLHIKVNCSITLEVSSAFSSVESKTTDCVADVK, from the coding sequence ATGGCGACGACCGTCGGGCCGTACAACGCCGCCACACCTGACGAGAAGAAGGAGCCGACGAGGCCGCTCGCCCACCCGTACATATCCCCGTCTGTCTACCCGGCGAcgaccgacgaggacgacgacgtcgaGGTTCAGGAGGAGGCGTCCACCGCCACAAAGCGAGGGCGCTCGACCGCGCAGTACCTCGGCAAGCGCCGGCGCGCGCTGTGCTGGTGCGGGTGCTGCGTGACCACCGTGGCCGTCGTCGGGATCGTCGTCCTGGTGCTCGCGCTGACCGTGTTCCGGGTGAAGGACCCGGTGTTCACCATGAACCGCGTGACGCTGGAGGACGTGGACGGCGACTTGCTGGGCGCCGTGAACGCGACGCTGAGCGCCGACGTGTCCATCAAGAACCCGAACGTGGCCTCGTTCAGCTACGGCCGGAGCGAAACGGGCTTCTACTACGGCGGGGAGACGGTGGGCGTGGCGTACGCGCCCGACGGCGAGGTGGGCGCCGGCCGGACCGTGCGGATGAACGTGACGCTCGACGCGCTCGCCGACCGGATCTCCCGCAACGTCGGCTTCGCCGACCTCGTGTTCGGCCGGGAGTACGACCTCACGAGCTACACGGAGATCAGCGGGAGGGTGAGCGTGCTGGGGATCTACAAGAGGGACCTTCACATCAAGGTGAACTGCTCCATCACCCTGGAGGTCAGCAGCGCCTTTAGCTCGGTGGAGAGCAAGACGACCGACTGTGTTGCAGACGTCAAGTGA
- the LOC124667706 gene encoding optic atrophy 3 protein homolog isoform X3, which translates to MILPLAKLGTLTLKMMAKPVAIRLKTEASRHPKFRQFIINLAQANHRISTNIQRRLYGHSTQVEIRPLNEEKAVQDAADLIGELFVFSELKQKEDQLALEIDTLKLRLSHLERLANSQGLSGVLFRRGNGGVADQDKAS; encoded by the exons ATGATCCTTCCACTGGCGAAGCTCGGGACGCTGACGCTGAAGATGATGGCAAAGCCTGTCGCCATCAGGCTCAAGACAGAGGCCAGCCGCCACCCTAAGTTCCGTCAGTTCATCATCAACCTCGCTCAG GCAAATCATCGCATTTCCACAAACATCCAAAGAAGATTATATGGGCATTCAACTCAAGTTGAGATTCGACCGTTGAATGAAGAGAAAGCTGTTCAAGATGCTGCCGATCTTATCGGGGAGCTCTTTGTATTCTCG GAACTGAAACAAAAGGAGGATCAACTGGCTCTAGAAATCGACACTTTGAAGCTTAGGCTGAGCCATCTAGAGCGCCTCGCCAACTCGCAGGGCCTCTCAGGAGTTCTTTTCAGGCGTGGCAATGGCGGCGTGGCAGACCAAGACAAGGCGTCATGA